A genomic region of Rhizomicrobium sp. contains the following coding sequences:
- a CDS encoding YbjN domain-containing protein, translating into MSADERALDKLVHSLDADAIRDLFQRAGYRAEIVTDTDGARLVRSSTGGLAFHVRLADPLSGDTPTFAAANIFAALQVQGTLPLSIVNRWNASKRYARLYLAGDVIMLDMDISVLGGVTMSHLHAQVLLWDRLVQDLLRYLREAVAGLAANEGSPAPVDVMPDMNESRAASA; encoded by the coding sequence ATGAGCGCGGATGAGCGTGCCCTCGACAAGCTGGTCCATTCGCTCGACGCGGATGCGATACGCGACCTCTTCCAGCGGGCGGGATATCGGGCGGAGATCGTGACCGACACCGATGGCGCAAGGCTGGTCCGCTCGTCCACCGGCGGGCTGGCCTTCCATGTGCGGCTTGCCGATCCGCTTTCCGGAGACACGCCGACGTTTGCGGCTGCGAATATTTTCGCGGCCTTGCAGGTTCAGGGCACCCTGCCGCTTTCGATCGTCAATCGCTGGAACGCGTCGAAGCGTTATGCGCGCCTGTATCTGGCCGGCGACGTGATCATGCTCGACATGGACATCTCCGTCCTGGGTGGCGTGACGATGAGCCATCTTCACGCTCAGGTCCTGCTTTGGGACCGCCTCGTCCAGGATCTCCTGCGATATCTGCGTGAGGCGGTGGCCGGTCTTGCGGCAAATGAGGGCTCGCCGGCGCCCGTGGACGTGATGCCGGACATGAATGAAAGCCGCGCCGCGTCTGCATAG
- a CDS encoding putative porin: MSNAKSLSCSKTKPIVAALLCGVAALALAVSMTPVQAASASGGASTNSTINLVNLLVKRGIISRQDADALIKQANDEAASARPPASSVAAAAVGPSAAAAAPSSVATVPPADGAVHVTYVPEIVRKQIEDNVRDKVMAEARAGHWAAPDAVPGWIHNIRLSGDIRTRYEGDLFPHGNDNTGSFPNFNAINTGNPFDVSAISNPNFPPELNVDQNRNRFRLRARLALDADLGEDFSAGVRIATGDSNSPVSTNQSLGASGGDFSKYSIWLDRAWIKFAPVDTEEQTLSATVGRFENPFLSTDLIYDDDLNFDGVAMHEKFAIGRFSPFATIGAFAVFNTDLNFASNQPAKFKSDDKYMFAGQVGFDWKFGRASDLQFGVAYYDFDNVRGHLSSPCTIVNAADACDTDDTRPSFAQRGNTYMPLRLIVPTAANDFGTIDQFQYYGLATGYHELAVTGRLDIAHFDPFHILIDAEGVKNLAFQKSGIAAVAVNNRGSIPAGGTIGPFAGGDTGYFVRSTFGAPTLAHAWDWNVNIGYKHLESDAVIDGLTDSDFGLGGTNLQGYIVGGSLALSSNVYTSVRWLSADSIAGPPYAVDIVQFDIGTRF, from the coding sequence TCGACCAATTCGACCATCAATCTTGTCAATCTGCTGGTGAAGCGCGGGATCATCTCCCGTCAGGATGCCGACGCGCTCATCAAGCAAGCCAATGACGAAGCCGCATCTGCCCGGCCTCCGGCTTCGTCGGTTGCGGCGGCGGCAGTAGGACCCTCTGCTGCCGCCGCCGCGCCATCTTCCGTCGCGACGGTTCCGCCGGCGGACGGCGCGGTCCACGTCACCTATGTACCGGAGATCGTGCGCAAACAAATCGAGGACAATGTCCGCGACAAGGTGATGGCCGAGGCGCGCGCCGGTCATTGGGCCGCGCCCGATGCCGTGCCGGGCTGGATCCACAACATCCGCCTGTCGGGCGACATCCGCACCCGCTACGAAGGTGATCTGTTTCCGCACGGCAACGACAACACGGGCAGCTTCCCGAATTTCAATGCCATCAACACCGGCAATCCGTTCGACGTATCGGCCATCAGCAATCCCAATTTCCCGCCGGAGCTGAATGTCGACCAGAACCGCAACCGCTTCCGGCTGCGCGCCCGCCTGGCGCTGGACGCCGATCTCGGCGAGGATTTCTCCGCCGGCGTGCGCATCGCGACGGGCGACAGCAATTCGCCGGTCTCGACCAACCAGAGCCTCGGCGCTTCGGGCGGCGATTTCAGCAAATATTCGATCTGGCTCGACCGCGCCTGGATCAAATTCGCGCCCGTCGATACGGAGGAACAGACACTGTCCGCCACGGTCGGCCGTTTCGAGAATCCGTTTCTCTCGACCGATCTCATCTACGACGACGATCTCAATTTCGACGGCGTGGCAATGCACGAGAAGTTCGCGATCGGCAGGTTCTCGCCCTTTGCGACTATCGGCGCATTCGCGGTGTTCAACACCGATCTAAATTTCGCTTCGAACCAGCCGGCGAAGTTCAAAAGCGACGATAAATATATGTTCGCGGGCCAGGTCGGCTTCGACTGGAAGTTCGGCCGCGCCTCCGATCTGCAATTCGGTGTCGCCTACTACGACTTCGACAATGTGCGGGGACACCTCTCCAGTCCCTGCACGATCGTCAACGCGGCTGATGCCTGCGATACCGACGATACGCGTCCGTCCTTCGCGCAGCGTGGCAATACTTATATGCCGCTCAGACTGATCGTACCGACCGCCGCCAACGATTTCGGCACGATCGATCAGTTCCAATATTATGGCCTCGCCACTGGCTATCACGAGCTTGCGGTGACCGGCCGGCTCGATATCGCGCATTTCGATCCTTTCCACATCCTGATCGATGCCGAGGGCGTCAAGAATCTGGCGTTTCAGAAGAGCGGGATCGCGGCTGTTGCGGTCAACAACCGCGGCAGCATTCCGGCCGGCGGAACGATCGGTCCCTTCGCCGGTGGCGACACCGGCTATTTCGTCCGCAGCACGTTCGGCGCGCCGACGCTAGCCCATGCCTGGGACTGGAATGTCAACATCGGTTATAAGCATCTCGAATCCGACGCCGTCATCGACGGCCTGACGGATTCCGATTTCGGCCTCGGCGGCACGAACCTTCAGGGCTACATCGTCGGCGGCAGTCTGGCGCTGTCCTCCAACGTCTACACAAGCGTCCGCTGGTTGAGCGCCGACAGCATCGCCGGTCCGCCATATGCCGTGGACATCGTCCAATTCGATATCGGGACGAGGTTCTGA